The nucleotide sequence TCGCCCCTACGCCGATCCCCTGGCCGAGGAGATGGCGGTGCACATGTACCGCAACATGAAGGAGTTCAGCTTGCCGCTCTTCGACATGCAGAGCGGCCGGCAGGGCATCGTGCACGTCATCGGGCCCGAGCTAGGGCTGAGCCAGCCGGGGATGACCATCGCCTGCGGCGACAGCCACACCTCCACGCACGGCGCCGTGGGCGCCATCGCCTTCGGCATCGGCACCACCCAGGTGCGCGACGTGCTGGCCACCCAGTGCCTGGCCATGGCCAAGCCCAAGTTGCGGCAGGTGCGGGTGGAGGGCGCGCTGGCCCGCGGCGTCTACGCCAAGGACGTGATTCTGGCGATCATCCACCAGCTCGGCGTCAAAGGCGGCGTCGGCTTCGCCTACGAGTACGCCGGGCCCGTCATCGAGCGAATGACGATGGAGGAGCGCCTCACCGTCTGCAACATGTCCATCGAAGGCGGCGCGCGCTTCGGGTACGTCAACCCCGACGCGACCACCATCGAATACCTGCGCGGGCGCCCGTACGCGCCCAAGGGCGACGCCTTCGAGCGCGCGGCCGCCTGGTGGAAGTCCATGGCGACCGAGCCCGGCGCGACCATCGACGACGTCGCGCGCCTCGACGGCAGCGCCATCGAGCCGGTGGTGACCTGGGGCATCAACCCGGGCATGTCGGTGGGCGTGAGCCAGCGCATCCCCGCGCCGGACTCCCAGCCCGAGCCCGAGCGGCCGACCTTCCGCGAAGCGCTGGCCCACATGGGCTTCCAGGCGGGCCAGGCGATCAAGGGCGCCAGGATCGACGTGGCCTTCGTCGGCTCGTGCACCAACGGGCGCCTGTCCGACCTGCGCATCGCCGCTGAAGTGGCGAAGAAGGGCAAGGTGGCTAAAGGCGTGCGCGCGTTGATCGTTCCCGGCTCCCAGCAGGTGGCCCGGGCCGCCGAGGCCGAGGGCCTGCACGAGATCTTCCAGGCCGCGGGCTGGCAGTGGCGCAAGGCCGGCTGCTCCATGTGCCTGGGCATGAACGACGACAAGCTCCAGGGCCGCGAGATGAGCGCCTCGTCCAGCAACCGCAACTTCATCGGGCGCCAGGGCAGCCCCACGGGACGCACGCTCCTGATGAGCCCGGCCATGGTCGCCGCCGCCGCCATCACCGGCGCCGTCGCCGATGTGAGGGAGATCCTCAGATGAGCACGGATTTCAAGCGCCGCCAGGTGACGGGCCGCGGCA is from Candidatus Methylomirabilota bacterium and encodes:
- the leuC gene encoding 3-isopropylmalate dehydratase large subunit, which encodes MARTLLDKVWEAHTVRTLPSGQTQLLVGLHLIHEVTTPQAFQMLKELKLKVRMPERTFGTLDHIIPTTDQTRPYADPLAEEMAVHMYRNMKEFSLPLFDMQSGRQGIVHVIGPELGLSQPGMTIACGDSHTSTHGAVGAIAFGIGTTQVRDVLATQCLAMAKPKLRQVRVEGALARGVYAKDVILAIIHQLGVKGGVGFAYEYAGPVIERMTMEERLTVCNMSIEGGARFGYVNPDATTIEYLRGRPYAPKGDAFERAAAWWKSMATEPGATIDDVARLDGSAIEPVVTWGINPGMSVGVSQRIPAPDSQPEPERPTFREALAHMGFQAGQAIKGARIDVAFVGSCTNGRLSDLRIAAEVAKKGKVAKGVRALIVPGSQQVARAAEAEGLHEIFQAAGWQWRKAGCSMCLGMNDDKLQGREMSASSSNRNFIGRQGSPTGRTLLMSPAMVAAAAITGAVADVREILR